A single genomic interval of Bos javanicus breed banteng chromosome 8, ARS-OSU_banteng_1.0, whole genome shotgun sequence harbors:
- the POLE3 gene encoding DNA polymerase epsilon subunit 3, with product MAERPEDLNLPNAVITRIIKEALPDGVNISKEARSAISRAASVFVLYATSCANNFAMKGKRKTLNASDVLSAMEEMEFQRFVTPLKEALEAYRREQKGKKEASEQKKKDKDKKTDSEEQDKSRDEDNDEDEERLEEEEQNEEEEVDN from the exons ATGGCGGAGAGGCCCGAGGACTTAAACCTGCCCAATGCCGTCATCACCAGAATCATCAAGGAGGCG CTCCCGGACGGTGTCAACATCTCCAAGGAGGCCCGGAGCGCCATCTCCCGCGCCGCCAGCGTCTTCGTGCTGTACGCCACATCCTG TGCCAACAACTTTGCGATGAAAGGGAAACGCAAGACACTGAATGCCAGCGATGTGCTGTCAGCAATGGAGGAGATGGAGTTTCAGCGGTTCGTAACCCCGTTAAAAGAAGCTCTGGAAG CTTATAGGAGGGAGCAAAAAGGCAAGAAGGAAGCTTCAGAGCAAAAGAAGAAggacaaagacaaaaaaacagaTTCGGAAGAGCAGGACAAGAGCAGGGATGAGGACAATGATGAAGACGAGGAAAGACTGGAGGAAGAAGAACAGAATGAAGAGGAGGAAGTGGACAACTGA
- the C8H9orf43 gene encoding uncharacterized protein C9orf43 homolog isoform X1, producing the protein MDLPDKSQWDETTCDLAVCQHPQCWATIRRIERGHPRLLDSSSKSFLDAEDKLPVLTIVNIADSCFPAKRVICRCHLPGFTFTKAHSLLSSKFDSKFEGRKDLPDRDLMNRADRSPKVSHRLKKLSVLNLNETKLPCPQDVGNMDVIWIPEKHVSPAEEKHIICSQDGNMNRKKSPGKHKLELPGIMIPPPTPAYLHEQLSSESLPPWKQFDVLPQDLLKDQEKLLLTVSVSVPFSLLLDKGKTILYPEMQTQLAMMKKKSPLEKSRPDSAISAKMYLSVHRLTLQKPALRYPEHLKKHYSNLKTDGHRKQQQQQQRKVKTATRKQEAKRRCKSEPGSHNTSHKHSGAMVCDPHCGRKTLRGQESNKKQQQQMKTEGPTLKQDSTERPQTNVAKKSLDSSRSKKSPKLSQIEYTKKDIKTQMEILLEDQMRSPKSASSISWNPELKLLRILQATDEEDEETHPSGAQSEVSEV; encoded by the exons ATGGATTTGCCAGATAAAAGCCAGTGGGATGAAACTACCTGTGACCTGGCTGTCTGTCAGCATCCACAATGCTGGGCAACTATCCGCCGGATTGAGAGGGGCCACCCTCGACTTCTGGACTCCTCCTCCAAATCTTTTCTGGATGCTGAAG ACAAGCTCCCAGTGCTTACCATTGTAAACATCGCAGATTCCTGCTTCCCGGCCAAGAGAGTTATTTGTCGGTGTCACTTACCAGGATTTACCTTCACAAAGGCTCACTCACTATTGAGTTCAAAGTTTGACTCCAAGTTTGAAGGCAG GAAGGATTTACCTGACAGAGACTTAATGAACCGTGCTGATAGATCTCCCAAAGTAAGTCACAGATTAAAAAAG cTATCAGTGCTGAATTTGAATGAGACAAAGCTTCCTTGTCCTCAAGATGTAGGAAATATGGATGTCATCTGGATCCCAGAGAAGCATGTGAG CCCAGCTGAGGAGAAGCATATTATTTGCAGCCAGGATGGGAATATGAACAGAAAGAAATCTCCAGGG aaacacaagttggaactTCCAGGGATAATGATACCGCCTCCCACCCCAGCATACTTGCATGAGCAACTAAGTTCAGAATCCTTACCTCCATGGAAGCAGTTTGACGTGTTGCCTCAGGATCTGCTGAAGGA CCAAGAAAAGCTATTGCTGActgtctctgtgtctgtcccCTTCAGCCTCTTGCTGGATAAAGGGAAAACCATACTTTATCCAGAGATGCAGACACAGTTGGCCATGATGAAAAAGAAATCTCCCTTGGAAAAGAGCCGACCTGACAGTGCCATTTCTGCTAAGATGTATCTATCTGTACACCGCCTCACCCTACAA aaACCAGCATTGCGATATCCTGAACATTTGAAGAAACACTATTCTAACCTGAAAACAGATG GTCAtaggaagcagcagcagcagcaacagaggaaGGTGAAGACAGCCACTAGGAAACAG GAGGCTaaaaggagatgcaagagtgaaCCAGGGAGCCACAACACCTCGCACAAACATTCAGGTGCCATGGTTTGTGACCCACACTGTG GTCGCAAAACTCTACGAGGTCAGGAAAGCaacaaaaagcagcagcagcagatgaagaCAGAAGGCCCCACCTTGAAACAG GATTCCACAGAGAGACCACAGACAAACGTTGCTAAGAAATCCCTGGACTCCTCCCGCAGTAAGAAGA GTCCCAAATTATCCCAAATAGAATACACTAAGAAGGACATCAAGACTCAGATGGAGATTTTGCTGGAAGACCAAATGAGGTCCCCAAAGAGTGCTTCTAGCATTAGCTGGAACCCGGAGCTCAAACTGCTGAGGATTCTTCAGGCCACAGATGAAGAGGACGAGGAGACCCACCCCTCTGGGGCACAGAGTGAAGTGTCCGAGGTGTAG
- the C8H9orf43 gene encoding uncharacterized protein C9orf43 homolog isoform X4, translating to MDLPDKSQWDETTCDLAVCQHPQCWATIRRIERGHPRLLDSSSKSFLDAEDKLPVLTIVNIADSCFPAKRVICRCHLPGFTFTKAHSLLSSKFDSKFEGRKDLPDRDLMNRADRSPKVSHRLKKLSVLNLNETKLPCPQDVGNMDVIWIPEKHVSPAEEKHIICSQDGNMNRKKSPGKHKLELPGIMIPPPTPAYLHEQLSSESLPPWKQFDVLPQDLLKDLLLDKGKTILYPEMQTQLAMMKKKSPLEKSRPDSAISAKMYLSVHRLTLQKPALRYPEHLKKHYSNLKTDGHRKQQQQQQRKVKTATRKQEAKRRCKSEPGSHNTSHKHSGAMVCDPHCGRKTLRGQESNKKQQQQMKTEGPTLKQDSTERPQTNVAKKSLDSSRSKKSPKLSQIEYTKKDIKTQMEILLEDQMRSPKSASSISWNPELKLLRILQATDEEDEETHPSGAQSEVSEV from the exons ATGGATTTGCCAGATAAAAGCCAGTGGGATGAAACTACCTGTGACCTGGCTGTCTGTCAGCATCCACAATGCTGGGCAACTATCCGCCGGATTGAGAGGGGCCACCCTCGACTTCTGGACTCCTCCTCCAAATCTTTTCTGGATGCTGAAG ACAAGCTCCCAGTGCTTACCATTGTAAACATCGCAGATTCCTGCTTCCCGGCCAAGAGAGTTATTTGTCGGTGTCACTTACCAGGATTTACCTTCACAAAGGCTCACTCACTATTGAGTTCAAAGTTTGACTCCAAGTTTGAAGGCAG GAAGGATTTACCTGACAGAGACTTAATGAACCGTGCTGATAGATCTCCCAAAGTAAGTCACAGATTAAAAAAG cTATCAGTGCTGAATTTGAATGAGACAAAGCTTCCTTGTCCTCAAGATGTAGGAAATATGGATGTCATCTGGATCCCAGAGAAGCATGTGAG CCCAGCTGAGGAGAAGCATATTATTTGCAGCCAGGATGGGAATATGAACAGAAAGAAATCTCCAGGG aaacacaagttggaactTCCAGGGATAATGATACCGCCTCCCACCCCAGCATACTTGCATGAGCAACTAAGTTCAGAATCCTTACCTCCATGGAAGCAGTTTGACGTGTTGCCTCAGGATCTGCTGAAGGA CCTCTTGCTGGATAAAGGGAAAACCATACTTTATCCAGAGATGCAGACACAGTTGGCCATGATGAAAAAGAAATCTCCCTTGGAAAAGAGCCGACCTGACAGTGCCATTTCTGCTAAGATGTATCTATCTGTACACCGCCTCACCCTACAA aaACCAGCATTGCGATATCCTGAACATTTGAAGAAACACTATTCTAACCTGAAAACAGATG GTCAtaggaagcagcagcagcagcaacagaggaaGGTGAAGACAGCCACTAGGAAACAG GAGGCTaaaaggagatgcaagagtgaaCCAGGGAGCCACAACACCTCGCACAAACATTCAGGTGCCATGGTTTGTGACCCACACTGTG GTCGCAAAACTCTACGAGGTCAGGAAAGCaacaaaaagcagcagcagcagatgaagaCAGAAGGCCCCACCTTGAAACAG GATTCCACAGAGAGACCACAGACAAACGTTGCTAAGAAATCCCTGGACTCCTCCCGCAGTAAGAAGA GTCCCAAATTATCCCAAATAGAATACACTAAGAAGGACATCAAGACTCAGATGGAGATTTTGCTGGAAGACCAAATGAGGTCCCCAAAGAGTGCTTCTAGCATTAGCTGGAACCCGGAGCTCAAACTGCTGAGGATTCTTCAGGCCACAGATGAAGAGGACGAGGAGACCCACCCCTCTGGGGCACAGAGTGAAGTGTCCGAGGTGTAG
- the C8H9orf43 gene encoding uncharacterized protein C9orf43 homolog isoform X2: MDLPDKSQWDETTCDLAVCQHPQCWATIRRIERGHPRLLDSSSKSFLDAEDKLPVLTIVNIADSCFPAKRVICRCHLPGFTFTKAHSLLSSKFDSKFEGRKDLPDRDLMNRADRSPKLSVLNLNETKLPCPQDVGNMDVIWIPEKHVSPAEEKHIICSQDGNMNRKKSPGKHKLELPGIMIPPPTPAYLHEQLSSESLPPWKQFDVLPQDLLKDQEKLLLTVSVSVPFSLLLDKGKTILYPEMQTQLAMMKKKSPLEKSRPDSAISAKMYLSVHRLTLQKPALRYPEHLKKHYSNLKTDGHRKQQQQQQRKVKTATRKQEAKRRCKSEPGSHNTSHKHSGAMVCDPHCGRKTLRGQESNKKQQQQMKTEGPTLKQDSTERPQTNVAKKSLDSSRSKKSPKLSQIEYTKKDIKTQMEILLEDQMRSPKSASSISWNPELKLLRILQATDEEDEETHPSGAQSEVSEV, translated from the exons ATGGATTTGCCAGATAAAAGCCAGTGGGATGAAACTACCTGTGACCTGGCTGTCTGTCAGCATCCACAATGCTGGGCAACTATCCGCCGGATTGAGAGGGGCCACCCTCGACTTCTGGACTCCTCCTCCAAATCTTTTCTGGATGCTGAAG ACAAGCTCCCAGTGCTTACCATTGTAAACATCGCAGATTCCTGCTTCCCGGCCAAGAGAGTTATTTGTCGGTGTCACTTACCAGGATTTACCTTCACAAAGGCTCACTCACTATTGAGTTCAAAGTTTGACTCCAAGTTTGAAGGCAG GAAGGATTTACCTGACAGAGACTTAATGAACCGTGCTGATAGATCTCCCAAA cTATCAGTGCTGAATTTGAATGAGACAAAGCTTCCTTGTCCTCAAGATGTAGGAAATATGGATGTCATCTGGATCCCAGAGAAGCATGTGAG CCCAGCTGAGGAGAAGCATATTATTTGCAGCCAGGATGGGAATATGAACAGAAAGAAATCTCCAGGG aaacacaagttggaactTCCAGGGATAATGATACCGCCTCCCACCCCAGCATACTTGCATGAGCAACTAAGTTCAGAATCCTTACCTCCATGGAAGCAGTTTGACGTGTTGCCTCAGGATCTGCTGAAGGA CCAAGAAAAGCTATTGCTGActgtctctgtgtctgtcccCTTCAGCCTCTTGCTGGATAAAGGGAAAACCATACTTTATCCAGAGATGCAGACACAGTTGGCCATGATGAAAAAGAAATCTCCCTTGGAAAAGAGCCGACCTGACAGTGCCATTTCTGCTAAGATGTATCTATCTGTACACCGCCTCACCCTACAA aaACCAGCATTGCGATATCCTGAACATTTGAAGAAACACTATTCTAACCTGAAAACAGATG GTCAtaggaagcagcagcagcagcaacagaggaaGGTGAAGACAGCCACTAGGAAACAG GAGGCTaaaaggagatgcaagagtgaaCCAGGGAGCCACAACACCTCGCACAAACATTCAGGTGCCATGGTTTGTGACCCACACTGTG GTCGCAAAACTCTACGAGGTCAGGAAAGCaacaaaaagcagcagcagcagatgaagaCAGAAGGCCCCACCTTGAAACAG GATTCCACAGAGAGACCACAGACAAACGTTGCTAAGAAATCCCTGGACTCCTCCCGCAGTAAGAAGA GTCCCAAATTATCCCAAATAGAATACACTAAGAAGGACATCAAGACTCAGATGGAGATTTTGCTGGAAGACCAAATGAGGTCCCCAAAGAGTGCTTCTAGCATTAGCTGGAACCCGGAGCTCAAACTGCTGAGGATTCTTCAGGCCACAGATGAAGAGGACGAGGAGACCCACCCCTCTGGGGCACAGAGTGAAGTGTCCGAGGTGTAG
- the C8H9orf43 gene encoding uncharacterized protein C9orf43 homolog isoform X5 gives MDLPDKSQWDETTCDLAVCQHPQCWATIRRIERGHPRLLDSSSKSFLDAEDKLPVLTIVNIADSCFPAKRVICRCHLPGFTFTKAHSLLSSKFDSKFEGRKDLPDRDLMNRADRSPKLSVLNLNETKLPCPQDVGNMDVIWIPEKHVSPAEEKHIICSQDGNMNRKKSPGKHKLELPGIMIPPPTPAYLHEQLSSESLPPWKQFDVLPQDLLKDLLLDKGKTILYPEMQTQLAMMKKKSPLEKSRPDSAISAKMYLSVHRLTLQKPALRYPEHLKKHYSNLKTDGHRKQQQQQQRKVKTATRKQEAKRRCKSEPGSHNTSHKHSGRKTLRGQESNKKQQQQMKTEGPTLKQDSTERPQTNVAKKSLDSSRSKKSPKLSQIEYTKKDIKTQMEILLEDQMRSPKSASSISWNPELKLLRILQATDEEDEETHPSGAQSEVSEV, from the exons ATGGATTTGCCAGATAAAAGCCAGTGGGATGAAACTACCTGTGACCTGGCTGTCTGTCAGCATCCACAATGCTGGGCAACTATCCGCCGGATTGAGAGGGGCCACCCTCGACTTCTGGACTCCTCCTCCAAATCTTTTCTGGATGCTGAAG ACAAGCTCCCAGTGCTTACCATTGTAAACATCGCAGATTCCTGCTTCCCGGCCAAGAGAGTTATTTGTCGGTGTCACTTACCAGGATTTACCTTCACAAAGGCTCACTCACTATTGAGTTCAAAGTTTGACTCCAAGTTTGAAGGCAG GAAGGATTTACCTGACAGAGACTTAATGAACCGTGCTGATAGATCTCCCAAA cTATCAGTGCTGAATTTGAATGAGACAAAGCTTCCTTGTCCTCAAGATGTAGGAAATATGGATGTCATCTGGATCCCAGAGAAGCATGTGAG CCCAGCTGAGGAGAAGCATATTATTTGCAGCCAGGATGGGAATATGAACAGAAAGAAATCTCCAGGG aaacacaagttggaactTCCAGGGATAATGATACCGCCTCCCACCCCAGCATACTTGCATGAGCAACTAAGTTCAGAATCCTTACCTCCATGGAAGCAGTTTGACGTGTTGCCTCAGGATCTGCTGAAGGA CCTCTTGCTGGATAAAGGGAAAACCATACTTTATCCAGAGATGCAGACACAGTTGGCCATGATGAAAAAGAAATCTCCCTTGGAAAAGAGCCGACCTGACAGTGCCATTTCTGCTAAGATGTATCTATCTGTACACCGCCTCACCCTACAA aaACCAGCATTGCGATATCCTGAACATTTGAAGAAACACTATTCTAACCTGAAAACAGATG GTCAtaggaagcagcagcagcagcaacagaggaaGGTGAAGACAGCCACTAGGAAACAG GAGGCTaaaaggagatgcaagagtgaaCCAGGGAGCCACAACACCTCGCACAAACATTCAG GTCGCAAAACTCTACGAGGTCAGGAAAGCaacaaaaagcagcagcagcagatgaagaCAGAAGGCCCCACCTTGAAACAG GATTCCACAGAGAGACCACAGACAAACGTTGCTAAGAAATCCCTGGACTCCTCCCGCAGTAAGAAGA GTCCCAAATTATCCCAAATAGAATACACTAAGAAGGACATCAAGACTCAGATGGAGATTTTGCTGGAAGACCAAATGAGGTCCCCAAAGAGTGCTTCTAGCATTAGCTGGAACCCGGAGCTCAAACTGCTGAGGATTCTTCAGGCCACAGATGAAGAGGACGAGGAGACCCACCCCTCTGGGGCACAGAGTGAAGTGTCCGAGGTGTAG
- the C8H9orf43 gene encoding uncharacterized protein C9orf43 homolog isoform X3, with translation MDLPDKSQWDETTCDLAVCQHPQCWATIRRIERGHPRLLDSSSKSFLDAEDKLPVLTIVNIADSCFPAKRVICRCHLPGFTFTKAHSLLSSKFDSKFEGRKDLPDRDLMNRADRSPKVSHRLKKLSVLNLNETKLPCPQDVGNMDVIWIPEKHVSPAEEKHIICSQDGNMNRKKSPGKHKLELPGIMIPPPTPAYLHEQLSSESLPPWKQFDVLPQDLLKDQEKLLLTVSVSVPFSLLLDKGKTILYPEMQTQLAMMKKKSPLEKSRPDSAISAKMYLSVHRLTLQKPALRYPEHLKKHYSNLKTDGHRKQQQQQQRKVKTATRKQEAKRRCKSEPGSHNTSHKHSGRKTLRGQESNKKQQQQMKTEGPTLKQDSTERPQTNVAKKSLDSSRSKKSPKLSQIEYTKKDIKTQMEILLEDQMRSPKSASSISWNPELKLLRILQATDEEDEETHPSGAQSEVSEV, from the exons ATGGATTTGCCAGATAAAAGCCAGTGGGATGAAACTACCTGTGACCTGGCTGTCTGTCAGCATCCACAATGCTGGGCAACTATCCGCCGGATTGAGAGGGGCCACCCTCGACTTCTGGACTCCTCCTCCAAATCTTTTCTGGATGCTGAAG ACAAGCTCCCAGTGCTTACCATTGTAAACATCGCAGATTCCTGCTTCCCGGCCAAGAGAGTTATTTGTCGGTGTCACTTACCAGGATTTACCTTCACAAAGGCTCACTCACTATTGAGTTCAAAGTTTGACTCCAAGTTTGAAGGCAG GAAGGATTTACCTGACAGAGACTTAATGAACCGTGCTGATAGATCTCCCAAAGTAAGTCACAGATTAAAAAAG cTATCAGTGCTGAATTTGAATGAGACAAAGCTTCCTTGTCCTCAAGATGTAGGAAATATGGATGTCATCTGGATCCCAGAGAAGCATGTGAG CCCAGCTGAGGAGAAGCATATTATTTGCAGCCAGGATGGGAATATGAACAGAAAGAAATCTCCAGGG aaacacaagttggaactTCCAGGGATAATGATACCGCCTCCCACCCCAGCATACTTGCATGAGCAACTAAGTTCAGAATCCTTACCTCCATGGAAGCAGTTTGACGTGTTGCCTCAGGATCTGCTGAAGGA CCAAGAAAAGCTATTGCTGActgtctctgtgtctgtcccCTTCAGCCTCTTGCTGGATAAAGGGAAAACCATACTTTATCCAGAGATGCAGACACAGTTGGCCATGATGAAAAAGAAATCTCCCTTGGAAAAGAGCCGACCTGACAGTGCCATTTCTGCTAAGATGTATCTATCTGTACACCGCCTCACCCTACAA aaACCAGCATTGCGATATCCTGAACATTTGAAGAAACACTATTCTAACCTGAAAACAGATG GTCAtaggaagcagcagcagcagcaacagaggaaGGTGAAGACAGCCACTAGGAAACAG GAGGCTaaaaggagatgcaagagtgaaCCAGGGAGCCACAACACCTCGCACAAACATTCAG GTCGCAAAACTCTACGAGGTCAGGAAAGCaacaaaaagcagcagcagcagatgaagaCAGAAGGCCCCACCTTGAAACAG GATTCCACAGAGAGACCACAGACAAACGTTGCTAAGAAATCCCTGGACTCCTCCCGCAGTAAGAAGA GTCCCAAATTATCCCAAATAGAATACACTAAGAAGGACATCAAGACTCAGATGGAGATTTTGCTGGAAGACCAAATGAGGTCCCCAAAGAGTGCTTCTAGCATTAGCTGGAACCCGGAGCTCAAACTGCTGAGGATTCTTCAGGCCACAGATGAAGAGGACGAGGAGACCCACCCCTCTGGGGCACAGAGTGAAGTGTCCGAGGTGTAG